From a single Leishmania braziliensis MHOM/BR/75/M2904 complete genome, chromosome 28 genomic region:
- a CDS encoding histone H2B variant: MPPTKGGKRPIPLGGKGKGKRSAGKAPKSASDRKRRHNQKRNQHWDLYIHRALRRFFKRGTLSKAAVRVLSSFIEDMFNRIQTEAVFVAKINKVKTLTAREIQTSARLLLPPELAKHAMSEGTKAVAKYNASRGEAYAQGGM, translated from the coding sequence ATGCCTCCAACCAAGGGTGGAAAGCGCCCGATCCCGCTCGGGGGTAAGGGTAAGGGCAAGCGTTCGGCGGGTAAGGCACCCAAGTCGGCCAGTGATCGCAAGCGCCGCCACAATCAGAAGCGCAACCAGCACTGGGACCTGTACATACACCGCGCTTTGCGCCGCTTCTTCAAGCGCGGCACGCTGAGCAAGGCTGCCGTGCGCGTGCTTTCTTCCTTTATTGAGGATATGTTCAACCGCATTCAGACCGAGGCCGTCTTCGTCGCCAAGATCAACAAGGTGAAGACGCTGACGGCTCGCGAAATCCAGACTTCGgcccgtctgctgctgccgccggagCTGGCGAAGCATGCCATGAGCGAGGGAACCAAGGCCGTCGCCAAGTACAACGCTTCCCGCGGTGAGGCATATGCTCAGGGTGGCATGTAG